From a region of the Haematobia irritans isolate KBUSLIRL chromosome 4, ASM5000362v1, whole genome shotgun sequence genome:
- the LOC142236238 gene encoding U-scoloptoxin(01)-Er1a, whose protein sequence is MAHKFSSNNNNNNSSLPFSALSSSSVKGMQRQQCCRHHLHRLLQLPQIVAATVIFGLLFSTFNCVSGQIDGYTPGLDYPTYDSVPKGLSFKCQGRTPGYYADTETRCQIWHWCLHSGHQYSFVCPNGTVFNQAVRVCDWWSNVNCQASEQLYENNDELYRTTERNLGDISI, encoded by the exons ATGGCCCACAAATTTAgcagcaataacaacaacaacaacagttcTTTACCTTTTTCTGCATTATCGTCGTCGTCCGTCAAAGGCATGCAACGACAGCAGTGTTGTAGGCATCATCTTCACCGACTACTACAGCTGCCTCAAATTGTTGCAGCTACTGTCATTTTTGGTCTGCTCTTCTCCACATTCAATTGTGTCAGTGGG CAAATCGATGGCTACACACCCGGTCTTGATTATCCAACATATGATTCAGTGCCAAAGGGCTTATCATTCAAGTGCCAAGGACGTACACCTGGATATTATGCGGATACGGAGACAAGATGTCAG ATATGGCATTGGTGTCTCCATTCCGGTCACCAGTATTCCTTTGTTTGTCCCAATGGTACAGTTTTCAATCAGGCAGTTCGTGTCTGTGATTGGTGGTCCAATGTTAATTGTCAAGCCTCGGAGCAGTTATACGAAAACAATGATGAACTCTATCGGACAACTGAAAGAAATCTAGGCGACATCTCTATTTGA